CGACGAGATCATCGGCGCGACCCTGAGCATGGACACCGCCCAGCTCCTCGACTTCAACCGGATGACCGGCCAGGTGGTCCGCGCGGTCAGGGAGTGCCCGTTCCCGGTGATCGCGTCGCTGCACGGCGTGGCGGCGGGCGCCGGAGCGGTCCTCGCCCTGGCCGCGGACTTCCGCGTCGCCGACCCCACCGCCCGCTTCGCCTTCCTCTTCACCCGCGTCGGCCTCTCCGGCGGCGACATGGGCGCGGCCTACCTCCTGCCCCGGGTCGTCGGCCTGGGCCACGCGACCCGCCTGCTGATGCTGGGCGACCCGGTCCGGGCCCTGGAGGCCGAGCGCATCGGCCTGATCAGCGAGCTGACGGAGGAGGGCCGGGCGGACGAGACCTCACAGCGACTGGCCCACCGCCTGGCCCAGGGCCCGGCCCTGGCGTACGCCCAGACAAAGGCGTTGCTGACGTCGGAACTGGACATGCCCCTCGCGGCCTCGATCGAACTGGACGCCTCGACCCAGGCCCTCCTGATGACGGGGGAGGACTACGCGGAGTTCCACGCGGCGTTCACCGAGAAGCGCCCTCCCAAATGGAGCGGACGGTGACCGCTATCCCCTCAGGGGCGGCGCGGGGAACCGCGCGACAAGCCACGACGCACCCGCAGCCGCACCACAACACCGGCCACCCCCTGCGCGTGGCGGTCATCGGCGGCGGCCCCGGCGGCCTCTACGCCGCCGCCCTCCTCAAACGCCTGGACCCGGAACGGGACATCACCGTCTGGGAACGCAACCCCCCGGACAGCACCTTCGGCTTCGGCGTGGTCCTCTCCGACGAAACCCTCGGCGGCATAGAACACGCCGACCCCGAGGTCCACGAGGCCCTCCAGCAGCACTTCACCCGCTGGGACGACATCGACATCGTCCACCGCGACACCCGCCACACCTCCACAGGACACGGCTTCGCGGCCCTGGGACGCCAGCGCCTCCTGGAGATCCTCCACGCCCGCTGCCGCGCCCTCGGCGTCGCCCTCCGCTTCCACACCGAGGCCCCGGACGACCTCACTCGGACCCACGACCTGGTCATCGCCGCGGACGGCGTACACAGCACCACCCGCGAGACCCACGCGGACGTCTTCCGCCCCCGGGTGACGGCCCACCGCTGCCGCTACATCTGGCTCGCCGCCGACTTCCCCTTCGACTCCTTCCGCTTCGAGATCGCCGAGACCGAACACGGCGTGATGCAGCTCCACGGCTACCCCTACGCACCCGACGCGTCGACGGTGATCGTCGAGATGCGCGAAGAGGTCTGGCAGACGGCCGGTTTCGACGAGCTCGACGAAGCGGAGTCGATCGAGCGCTGCGCCAAGATCTTCGCGGAGGCACTCCGAGGCCGCCCCCTGAAGTCGAACAACTCCACCTGGACGACGTTCCGCACGGTCGTCAACGACCGCTGGTCGCACGGCAACCTCGTCCTCCTCGGGGACGCCGCCCACACCGCACACTTCTCCATCGGCTCCGGCACCAAGCTCGCCGTCGAGGACGCGCTGGCCCTGGCCGCCTGCCTGGAGGAGCGGGACACACTGCCCGAGGCGCTGGCCGCCTACGAGGCCGAGCGGCGCCCCGTCGTCGCCTCCACGCAGCGTGCGGCACGGGCCAGTCTGGAGTGGTTCGAGAACCTCGGCCTGTACCTGGACCAGCCGCCCCGCCAGTTCGCCTTCAACCTGCTCACCCGCAGCCGCCGCGTCACGCACGACAATCTCAGGCTGCGCGACGCCCGCTTCACGGAGTCGGTGGAGCGCGAGTTCGGCTGCCCGCCCGGCACGCCCCCGATGTTCACACCGTTCCGGCTGCGCGGACTGACCCTGCGCAACCGGGTCGTCGTCTCGCCCATGGACATGTACTCGGCGGCCGACGGCGTCCCCGGCGACTTCCACCTCGTCCACCTGGGCGCGCGGGCGCTGGGCGGGGCCGGGCTGGTGATGACCGAGATGGTGTGCGTCAGCGAGGAGGGCCGGATCACGCCCGGCTGCGCCGGGCTCTACACCGGCCGGCAGGCCGAGGCCTGGAAGCGGATCACGAACTTCGTGCACGACCGGGCCCCCGGCACCGCGATCGGCGTGCAGCTCGGCCACAGCGGCCGCAAGGGCTCCACGAAGCTGATGTGGGAGGGCATGGACGAGCCGCTTCAAGAGGGCAACTGGTCGCTCGTGGCCCCCTCGGCGCTCCCGTACAAGGGGTTCAGCCAGACGCCGCGCGAGCTGTCCCGCGCCCAGCTCACCGATGTGCGCGAGCAGTTCACGGCGTCCGCCGTCCGCGCCGCCCGGGCCGGCTTCGACCTGCTCGAGCTGCACTGCGCGCACGGCTACCTGCTGTCCGGGTTCCTCTCCCCGCTGACCAACCGGCGCACCGACGCCTATGGAGGCACCCTGGACAAACGGCTCCGCTTCCCGTTGGAGGTCTTCGACGCCGTACGCGACGTGTGGCCCGGGGAGCGGCCCATGACCGTCCGCATCTCCGCCACGGACTGGGCCGAGGGCGGGACGACCGCCGAGGACGCCGTCGAGATCGCCCGGGCCTTCGCCACGCACGGCGCCGACGCGATCGACGTGTCGACGGGCCAGGTCGTGGCGGACGAGCGGCCGGAGTTCGGACGGTCGTACCAGACGCCGTTCGCGGACCGGATCCGCCACACCACCGGCATCCCGGTGATCGCGGTCGGCGCGATCTCCTCCTGGGACGACGTCAACTCCCTGATCCTGGCGGGCCGCACCGACCTCTGCGCCCTCGCCCGCCCCCACCTCTACGACCCCCACTGGACCCTGCACGCGGCGGCCGAGCAGGACTACACGGGCCCGGGCGCGACCTGGCCGGCCCCCTACCGCGCGGGCAGCCGCCGCCCCCAGACGGGCCGCACGGACGCCCCCAAACCACGGCTGAGCCTCGGAAGCGGCGGCGCACAGGGCGGTTAATATCCGGGGCATGGCGTTGAGCGTGGAGGACGTGGACCGGTTCGAGGCCTTCAGGCCGCGCCTGGAGGCCGTGGCCTATCGGCTCCTCGGGTCGGCGAGCGAGGCCGAGGACGCCGTGCAGGAGACGTTCCTGCGCTGGCAGGGCGCCGACACCGACCGCATCGAGGTCCCCGAGGCATGGCTGACGAAGGTGCTCACCAACCTGTGCCTCAACCAGCTCACCTCGGCCCGTGCGCGGCGCGAGACCTATGTGGGCCAGTGGCTTCCCGAGCCGCTGCTCGCCGGGGACCCCATGCTCGGGCCCGCCGACACCGCCGAGCAGCGTGAATCGGTCTCGTACGCGGTGCTCGTGCTGCTGGAGCGGCTCTCCCCGAACGAGCGGGCGGTGTACGTGCTGCGGGAGGCCTTCGACTGTCCGCACCGGGAGATCGCCGAGATCCTCGACATCACCGAGGCCGCCAGCCAGCAGATCCTCCACCGCGCGAAGAAGCACATCGCGCAGGGCAGGGCCCGCACGCGCACCGAGATCGACGACGCCGCCGCGCGCCGGATCATCGACGAGTTCCTCGCGGCCGCCGCCAGCGGCCGGACCGAGCCGCTCGTGCGGCTGCTCACCCAGGACGCCGTCTCGGTCGGCGACGGCGGCGGGAAGGTCCCGGCCCGTGCCAAGGCGTTCGAGGGTGCCCTCGCGGTCGCCACGTTCATGCGGGGCCTGTTCAAACCGGGCAAGGCCAAGCGCGCCCTGGTCGGCGGCTCTCCCTCGGTCTACGCGTCGACCGCCAACGGCGACCCCGCCGTCGTGGCCGTCCTCGACGGCCGCGTCATCGGCGTCATGTGCCTGGAGGTCACCGCCGACGGCATCGCGGCGTTCCGCAACCAGGTCAACCCCGACAAGCTGGAACGCGCGACCCGGCGATGGGCCGCCGGCGACCACGGGGACCCCCTGTTCGACGCCTTCTGAGCTGACCGATCCCGATGTGAGGTGCTTCACATCGCGTTCCTGTCAGGAAACGGCGGGCCGCCCGGTTCAAGGGTCGAGTCCGCTGGAGACAGCCGTCATGACAGGAGTCACGCCATGCAGCACCGCATCGTCGTCCTCGGAGCCGGCTACACCGGAGCCACCGCCGCCGGGCGCCTCGCCAGGCGGCTGCACCGCGAAGACGTCGCCCTCACTCTCGTCAACGCCGAGCCCGACTTCGTCGAGCGCGTCCGGATGCACCAGCTCGCATCCGGCCAGGACCTCGCGCCCCGGCCCCTCGGCGAGATGTTCGCGGGCACCGGTGTCACCCTGAAGCAGGGGAAGGTCACCGCCCTCGACGTCGACCGCAGGACCGTCACCGTCGCCGCCCTCGGCGCCGACGGCACCGGGGAGCCCAGGGAAGAGGAACTGGAGTACGACACCCTCGTGTACGCCCTCGGCAGCGGCTGGAACGACCAGGGGGTGCCCGGTACCGCCGAGCACGCCCACGAGATCGCCGGTCGTCCCGGAGCGCTCCGGCTGCGCGAGCGCCTGGCCGGCCTGGCCGCCGGTGAGCCCGTGGTCGTGGTCGGCGGCGGCCTCACCGGCGTGGAGGCCGCGACCGAGATCGCCGAGGCCCGCCCCGACCTCGACGTCGCCCTCGCCGCCCGCGGCGGCCTCGGCGACTGGCTCTCCGCCAGGGGCGCCCGGCATCTGCGCAAGGTCTTCGACCGGCTCGGCATCACCGCCCACGAACACACCGCCGTCACCGCCGTCGAAGCCGACCGCGTCACCACCGCCGACGGCACCACCCTCCCGGCCGCGGTCACCGTCTGGACCACGGGTTTCGCCGTCCACCCGATCGCACAGGCCACCACCCTGGACGTCACCGGCACCGGCCTGATCGTGGTCGACCGGACCATGCGTTCGGTGTCGCACCCGGACGTGTACGCCATCGGTGACGCGGCCCTGGTGAGGGGTCCCGCGGACAAGCCCCTGCGGATGTCGTGCGCCTCGGGCATCCCCACCGCCTGGCAGGCCGCCGACTCCATCGCGGCCCGTCTGACCGGTGGCAAGCTCCCGGACGTGCCGCTGCGCTACTTCAACCAGTGCGTCTCGCTGGGCCGCCGGGACGGCCTGATCCAGTACGTCACCGCCGACGACCGCGCCGTCCGGGCAGCCCTGACCGGCCGGTTCGCCGCGCTCTACAAGGAACTTGTCTGCAAGGGCGCGGCCTGGGGCGTCGCCCACCCGACGGTCCTGCCGGTCCGGCGCCGCCGCGTCGTGCGTGAGGCCGTCGTCCCGGAGGGCTCGCCGGTCAGGGCTGCGGCCTGACCCGCGGGGATTCAGACCGGGTAGGCGTGGGTCTGTGTCGCCTTCACCGTCGCCCAGACCTCCGCGCCCGGGTGGAGGTCGAGCTCGGCCGCGGCGACCGTCGTGAGGTCGGCGGCGAGGGGGAGGCCACCGGTGAGGTCGGCCCGGATCTGGTCGCCGTGGGTCTCCAGGCCGACCACCTCGCAGCGCCACAGGTTGCGGGCGCTGGAGCCGGTGGGCCGGTCGCGGTGGAGGGTGACCGCCCCGGGCGGGAACGCCACGAAGACCGGGCCGGACAGGACCTCCGTGGTGGTGAGGACCGGCCCGTCGGCGAGGCGGACGGCGTGACCGTCGGCCTCGCCCCGGTAGAGGTTCAGGCCGACCAGCTGCGCGATGTAGTCCGTGCGGGGGTGGCGGGCGATGTCGGCCGGGGTGCCCTCCTGGACGACCCGGCCGTGCTCCACGACCACCAGCCGGTCCGCCAGCACCATGGCGTCGAGCGGATCATGGGTGACGAGCACGGCGACCGCCTCGAAGTCGGCCAGATGGCGCCGGAGCCGGGCGCGGACCTCCAGACGGGTGCGGGCGTCCAGCGCCGCCAGCGGCTCGTCGAGGAGCAGCAGCCGGGGGCGGGTCGCCAGGGCCCGGGCGAGGGCGACGCGCTGGGCCTGGCCGCCGGAGAGCCTGCGCGGCTTGGCGCCGGTGTGCGCCGCGAGGCCCAGGCGATCGAGCCACTCGGCGGCCTGCGCCCTGGCCTCAGCCTTGCTCGCGCCCTGGCAGCGGGGGCCGAAGGCGACGTTGTCGAGGGCTGTGAGGTGGGGGAAGAGCAGGTAGTCCTGGAAGACGACACCGACGGGGCGGCCCTCCGGCGGCGTACGGTCCAGCTCCGTGCCGTCCAGCCGCAGATGGCCGCCGGAGAGCGGAGTCAGGCCGGCGAGGGCGCGCAGCGCGGTGGTCTTGCCGGCGCCGTTCGGCCCGAGCAGGGCGACGACCTCGCCGGGCGCGACGGCCAGCGCCACGTCGAGACGAAAGCCGCCGCGGTCCACGACGAGACGGGCGTCGAGTCCGTCCGTCGCGGTGCCGGCGTGTGCGTGCTGCTCGTGGGTCTCGGTCATCCGGCACGCATCCAGCGGTCACGCAACCCGGCGAGCACCGCGACCGACACCGCCAGCAGCACCAGGCTGAGGGCGATGGCTGCCTCCGGGTCGCTCTGCAGGGCCAGGTAGACGGCCAGGGGCATGGTCTGTGTACGGCCGGGGAAGTTGCCGGCGAAGGTGATCGTCGCGCCGAACTCGCCGAGGGCCCGCGCCCAGGCGAGGACCGCGCCCGCCGCGATGCCCGGCGCGATCAGCGGCAGTGTGACCCGGCGGAACGCGGTGAAGCGGGACGCCCCCAGGGTGGCGGCCGCCTCCTCGTAGCGAGGGTCGGCGGCCCGCAGGGTGCCCTCGACGCTGATGACGAGGAACGGCATCGCCACGAACGCCTCCGCGATCACGACCCCGGCGGTGGTGAAGGGCAGCGTGATCCCGAACCACGAGTCGAGCCACTGCCCCACGATGCCGTTGCGGCCGAGCGCCATCAGCAGCGCCACACCGCCGACGACCGGAGGCAGGACGAGGGGGAGCGTCACCAGGGCGCGTACGAGGCCGCGGCCGGGGAAGTCGACGCGGGCCAGCAGCCAGGCCAGCGGCACGCCGATGACCAGGCTGGCCGCGGTGGCCGCCGTGGCGCACAGCAGGGACAGCCTGAGGGCCTGCCACACGTCCGGACTGGTCAGCTGCTCGGGCAGGCTGTGCCACGGGGTCCGCACGAGCAGGGCGATCAGCGGCACGATCAGGAAGGCCAGGCCGATCAGCGCGGGGAGCAGCAGGGGCAGCGGGACGCCCGTCCGCACGCGCCGACGCCGCGGGCCGCCCCGGAGGGTGCCGGCCGTTTCGCGGGATTTGGCGGTCGGGGAGGTCACGGCTTGAGGAACCCGGCCCCGCTCAGGACCTTCTGGCCCTCGGCGGATCGCACCAGCGCGATGAACGCCTTGGCCGCCCCGGCGTTCCTCGCGTCCTTGAGCAGGGCGATCGGGTAGTCGTTGACGGCGTCGGCGGATTCGGGGAACTCCACGCCCGCCACCTTGTCGCCCGCCGCGTGGACATCGCTCTTGTAGACGACGGCGGCGTCGGCCTCCTTAAGCTCCACCTTGGTGAGCGCGGCCTTGACGTCCTGCTCGTAGGAGACGGGTGTGAGCTTCAGCCCGCTCGCGTCGAGGGCCTTGTGAGCGGCGGCGCCGCACGGCACCTCCTTGTCGCACAGCACGACCTTCAGGTCCGGTGCGGTGAGGTCCTCCAGGGAGGAGACGTGGTGCGGGTTGCCCGGCAGGGTGGCGATCTCCAGCTTGTTGCGGACGAAGGTCACGGGCGGGCCCGAGGCATCTTCGGCGTCCGTGACGATCTTCATCGTCTTGGGGCTGGCCGAGGCGAAGACATCCGCCGGGGCGCCTCCGGTGATGCTCGCGGCGAGGGAGTCGCTGCCGCCGAAGCTGAAGGTGACCTTCGTGCCGGGGTGCTCCTTCTCGAACCGCTCGCCCAGCGTCGTGAAGCTCTCCTTCAGCGAGGCCGCGGCGAAGACGGTCACCTCACCGGAGAGCTTGCCCGACCCGGAGGAGTCCGGCTTCGCGGAGGAGTCCGCGCCGGACGACGAGCAGGCACCCAGGGCCAGCAGGGCGGCGGCTGCCACCGCGGCCCCCTGGAGCGGGCGGCGGTTCCGGCGCACGGTTGGGGTCATCACGGTTGCGCTCCCTCTGCTGGGCATGCGCCGATGATAATGCCGCAGCTGCGAGGGGAAAGTCCCCTGTGGGTTCGCATGAGCCGGAAGCGGGATCCCTGGGGGTGGCATGTGCGTTTGTACAGAACGGCGCTGCCGTTTCCGGCCGCGCCGCCGGAGACGGCCGGTCCGTCCCTGTGACTGCCGGACCCGGGCCGCGGATCCCGTGCCGCCGAGCCGACGCTGCTGGGCGCGCCCCGCGTCGGCGGCCGAGGCCCCCGTGCTCGGGGCGGGGCCGGGCCCGGCGCGCGGTTGCCGGCGGTCGCGGTGGGCGGCGCGCGGAGAACCCGCGCCCGGCGCTGCGTGCGGCAGGCCGATGGCAGGGCCGCCGCGAGGACGGGGCACGCCGCGTCCGGGCGCGGTCCGTGCGGCTCGGCTGAGAGGCCGGCTACCTGTCGCGATACCCGTGCCCGTGGTGCTCCAGGGCCCAGCGGCCGAGGAGCGCGCCGCCGTAGACGACGTAGCCCACGCCGATGAGCCAGGACTCCACGACGAGGACCACGCCGACCGCTCCGTAGCTGATGGCGTTGGTGACGATGAGGGGGGTGAAGACGAAGTAGGAGAACATGCGCAGGCCGCCCAGCCCCAGCACGGTGGCCACCGCCCCCGGGAGCAGATCGCGCCAGCGCACCTGTCCGCCCAGCAGGAAGTGCTGCCCCCACCAGAAGAACAGCACGCCGGACGCCGCGCTCAGCGCGATCCGCTCCGGCCCCGAGGCCAGGCCCCGCGTCTGCACCTCCTGGTACAGGTACGCGGTCACCGCGATCATCCACACCGCCTGCCGCCAGACCCGGTGCCACGGGCCCGACGGCAGGCCCCAGATCCGTTCGTAGCCGTTCTGCACACTCCCGCCGAACGCGACGCCGAAGACGGCGAGCGCCACCGCGCCGAACACGCTCGTGGTGCCGATGACCTTGCGCGGCGGGCTGATGATGTCCGTCAGCACCCGCGCGGACCGCCCGGACAGCCCCATCCCGTCGGCCAGCCACGAGGCGAACCCGCCCCGCCCCAGGGGGTCGGCGGCGGCGACCACGATCAGCAGCGGTGCCAGCGTGACCAGGGCGAGCGTGGCGAACCCCATGGCCCGGTGCAGCAACTCCACCTCGCTGCCCTGCCGGACGAGGGTGTGCGCGCCGGCCCGCTCCCACCCGCCGCGCACCGAGCGCCCCCACCGCCTCACGGGAGCCGGTCCGAGCGGGCGCCTGCCGTCCTCGGTGGTGTGGTGACGGTCATCCCTCGGTCCGCCTCCCGGTGTGCGCTCCGTCCACTCGCGGACATCGTTTGACCGTTCCACAGCGGAGCAAACGCGGCAAACCGGGCGGTGTGCGGAGGTCAGAGCCCCACGAACTCCGCTCCCGCGTCCCGCAGCCGCTCGTGCAGCCCCCGGAACACCGCCGACGAGCGGACCCCCGGCCAGTCGGCGGGAAGCAGCTCGGACGGCAGGCCCGGGTCGGTGTAGGGGAGGTGGCGCCAGGAGTCCAGGGCGAGGAGGTAGTCCCGGTATGCCTCCTCGGCCGGGGTGTCCTCGCGCTTCTCCCACTCGTGCAGCACGCGCGCGTGGCGGTCGAGGAACGCCTCGTGCTCCTTGGCGACGGCCGCCAGGTCCCACCACCGGGCGACGGCCTCGGCGGTCGGGGTGAAGCCGAGGTGGTCGCCGCGGAAGAAGTCGACGTACGCGTCCAGCCGCAGCCGCTGGAGCGTGTGCCGGGTCTCCTCGTAGAGCCGCGCGGGCGCGATCCACACGCCCGGAGCGGCCGTGCCGAAACCGAGCCCGGCCAGCCGGGAGCGCAGTACGTGCCGCTTCTGCCGCTCCGACTCCGGCACGGAGAACACCGCGAGCACCCAGCCCTCGTCCTCGGGCGGAGCCGAGGCGTAGATGCGGCGGTCACCGTCGTCGAGCAACTGGCGGGCGTCCGGGGACAGTTCGTACCCGGCCGCGCCCTGGGCGGTGCGGGCGGGCACGAGCAGTCCCCGTCTCTTGAGCCGCGAGACGGAGGAGCGTACGGACGGGGCGTCCACGCCGACCGCCGCGAGCAGCCGGATCAGTTCGGCGACGGGCACGGGGCCCGTCGCGAAGCGGCCGTACGCGCCGTAGAGCGTGACGATGAGAGACCGTGGTGCATGCTGGTCGGACACGTTGATCATCTTAGGTCGTACGGATCAGTCCCGGTCGCCTTCCGGTACCCCGTGGGCGCGCAGTCTGAACCGCTGGAGCTTGCCGGTGGCCGTGCGCGGCAGCGCGTCCAGGAAGACGATCTCGCGCGGGCACTTGTACGGCGCCAGCTCGCTCTTCATGAAGGCGCGCAGCGCCTCGGCGTCCCGCCGCGCGCCCTCCTTGAGGACGGCGAAGGCCAGCACGACCTGCCCGCGGGCCTCGTCGGGCCGCCCCACGACCGCCGCCTCCACCACGTCCGGGTGCCGCAGCAGCGCGTCCTCCACCTCGGGGCCGGCGATGTTGTACCCGGCCGAGATGATCATGTCGTCGGCGCGGGCGACGTAGCGGAAGTAGCCGTCGGGGTCGCGGACGTAGGTGTCGCCGGTGATGTTCCAGCCGTCGCGCACGTAGTCCCGCTGCCGCGGATCGGCGAGGTACCGGCAGCCGACCGGTCCGCGTACGGCGAGCAGTCCCGGCTGCCCGTCGGGTACGGGCCGGCCGTCCGCGTCCTGCACGCGCGCGTCCCAGCCCGGCACGGGAACGCCCGTGGTCCCGGGCCGGATCCGGTCGTCGGCCGCGGAGATGAAGATGTGCAGCAACTCGGTGGCGCCGATGCCGTTGATGACGCGCAGGCCCGTGCGCTCGCGCCAGGCCTGCCAGGTGGCCGCGGGCAGGTTCTCGCCGGCCGAGACGCAGCGGCGCAGCGAGGAGACGTCGTACCCGTCGAGCTCGTCGAGCATCGCGCGGTACGCCGTCGGCGCGGTGAACAGCACGGAGACCCGGTGCCGGGCGATCGCGGGGAGCAGCTGCCGGGGGCCCGCCTGTTCGAGCAGCAGGGCACTCGCGCCGGCCCGCAGCGGGAAGACCACCAGCCCGCCGAGACCGAAGGTGAAGCCCAGCGGGGGGCTGCCCGTGAACACGTCGTCCGCGCCGGGCTTCAGGACGTGCCGGGAGAAGGTGTCGGCGATCGCCAGGACGTCCCGGTGGACGTGCATACAGCCCTTGGGGCGGCCGGTGGTGCCGGAGGTGAAGGCGATCAGCGCCACGTCGTCGGCCGCCGTCGCCACGGCCTCGTACGGGGTGCCGGGCGCCGGGCGGTTGAGGAGGTCGTCAGGGGCGTCACCGCCGTAGGCCGTGATCCGCAGGCCGGGGATCTCGGCCTTGGCGAGGTCGTCGACGGCCCGGATGTCGCACAGGGCGTGCCGCACCCGCGCGATCTCGCACATCGTGCTCAGCTCGTGCGGGCGCTGCTGGGCGAGCACCGTGACCGCCACGGCCCCCGCCTTCAGCACCGCCAGCCAGCAGGCCGCGAGCCAGGGCGTGGTGGGGCCGCGCAGCAGCACCCGGTTGCCGGGGACGACGCCGAGTTCACCGGTGAGCAGATGCGCGACGCGGTCCACGCGGGCGCGCAGAGCGCCGTACGTCCACGGCTCGCCGGTGGCGGTGAGGAACGCCGGGCGGTCGTCGGGCGGGCCGTGCAGCAGCTCGGCGGCGCAGTTGAGCCGTTCGGGGTAGTGCAGCTCCGGCAGATCGAAACGGAGCTCGGGCCATTGGTCCGGGGGTGGCAGATGGTCCCGGGCGAAGGAGTCGACGTGGGCCGTGCCCCGTGGATGCATACGGTTCGCCCCCTTGGCGTGGTGGGCTCGCCCCTGGAGCGTATCGTGTTGGTGACGACAGTCAACGGTCCGCGATAGCCTCGGAGTGGCCCAGCCGGAACGCAGGGTGGCGGAGAAGGGACCGGCGATGACCGCATTCTCGCTCGAACCGGCACAACTCGCCTGGTGCGCCGAACTGCGCACCCTCGCCGCGGAACGGCTCCGCCCGTTGGCGGACAAGGGCGAACCGGGGCATGTGAACCGCGCCCTGGTCGCCGAACTCGGCGGCCTCGGACTGCTGGGGCGCCTGTTCACCTCTGGTGCGCTCGACCTGTGCCTGATGCGCGAGTCCCTGGCCTACGCCTGCACGGAGGCCGAGACGGCCCTGGCCCTCCAGGGCCTCGGCGCCCACCCGGTCCACGCCTACGGCACCCGGGCACAACGCACCCACTGGCTCCCCGGGGTCACCGACGGCACGGCG
This is a stretch of genomic DNA from Streptomyces hawaiiensis. It encodes these proteins:
- a CDS encoding NAD(P)/FAD-dependent oxidoreductase, which encodes MQHRIVVLGAGYTGATAAGRLARRLHREDVALTLVNAEPDFVERVRMHQLASGQDLAPRPLGEMFAGTGVTLKQGKVTALDVDRRTVTVAALGADGTGEPREEELEYDTLVYALGSGWNDQGVPGTAEHAHEIAGRPGALRLRERLAGLAAGEPVVVVGGGLTGVEAATEIAEARPDLDVALAARGGLGDWLSARGARHLRKVFDRLGITAHEHTAVTAVEADRVTTADGTTLPAAVTVWTTGFAVHPIAQATTLDVTGTGLIVVDRTMRSVSHPDVYAIGDAALVRGPADKPLRMSCASGIPTAWQAADSIAARLTGGKLPDVPLRYFNQCVSLGRRDGLIQYVTADDRAVRAALTGRFAALYKELVCKGAAWGVAHPTVLPVRRRRVVREAVVPEGSPVRAAA
- a CDS encoding bifunctional salicylyl-CoA 5-hydroxylase/oxidoreductase; the encoded protein is MERTVTAIPSGAARGTARQATTHPQPHHNTGHPLRVAVIGGGPGGLYAAALLKRLDPERDITVWERNPPDSTFGFGVVLSDETLGGIEHADPEVHEALQQHFTRWDDIDIVHRDTRHTSTGHGFAALGRQRLLEILHARCRALGVALRFHTEAPDDLTRTHDLVIAADGVHSTTRETHADVFRPRVTAHRCRYIWLAADFPFDSFRFEIAETEHGVMQLHGYPYAPDASTVIVEMREEVWQTAGFDELDEAESIERCAKIFAEALRGRPLKSNNSTWTTFRTVVNDRWSHGNLVLLGDAAHTAHFSIGSGTKLAVEDALALAACLEERDTLPEALAAYEAERRPVVASTQRAARASLEWFENLGLYLDQPPRQFAFNLLTRSRRVTHDNLRLRDARFTESVEREFGCPPGTPPMFTPFRLRGLTLRNRVVVSPMDMYSAADGVPGDFHLVHLGARALGGAGLVMTEMVCVSEEGRITPGCAGLYTGRQAEAWKRITNFVHDRAPGTAIGVQLGHSGRKGSTKLMWEGMDEPLQEGNWSLVAPSALPYKGFSQTPRELSRAQLTDVREQFTASAVRAARAGFDLLELHCAHGYLLSGFLSPLTNRRTDAYGGTLDKRLRFPLEVFDAVRDVWPGERPMTVRISATDWAEGGTTAEDAVEIARAFATHGADAIDVSTGQVVADERPEFGRSYQTPFADRIRHTTGIPVIAVGAISSWDDVNSLILAGRTDLCALARPHLYDPHWTLHAAAEQDYTGPGATWPAPYRAGSRRPQTGRTDAPKPRLSLGSGGAQGG
- a CDS encoding enoyl-CoA hydratase family protein, with the translated sequence MSPFTGSAVRTPGWEHLRVEVADGVATVTLARPEKLNALTFGAYADLRDLLAELSRERSVRALVLAGEGRGFCSGGDVDEIIGATLSMDTAQLLDFNRMTGQVVRAVRECPFPVIASLHGVAAGAGAVLALAADFRVADPTARFAFLFTRVGLSGGDMGAAYLLPRVVGLGHATRLLMLGDPVRALEAERIGLISELTEEGRADETSQRLAHRLAQGPALAYAQTKALLTSELDMPLAASIELDASTQALLMTGEDYAEFHAAFTEKRPPKWSGR
- a CDS encoding ABC transporter ATP-binding protein, whose product is MTETHEQHAHAGTATDGLDARLVVDRGGFRLDVALAVAPGEVVALLGPNGAGKTTALRALAGLTPLSGGHLRLDGTELDRTPPEGRPVGVVFQDYLLFPHLTALDNVAFGPRCQGASKAEARAQAAEWLDRLGLAAHTGAKPRRLSGGQAQRVALARALATRPRLLLLDEPLAALDARTRLEVRARLRRHLADFEAVAVLVTHDPLDAMVLADRLVVVEHGRVVQEGTPADIARHPRTDYIAQLVGLNLYRGEADGHAVRLADGPVLTTTEVLSGPVFVAFPPGAVTLHRDRPTGSSARNLWRCEVVGLETHGDQIRADLTGGLPLAADLTTVAAAELDLHPGAEVWATVKATQTHAYPV
- the modA gene encoding molybdate ABC transporter substrate-binding protein — protein: MTPTVRRNRRPLQGAAVAAAALLALGACSSSGADSSAKPDSSGSGKLSGEVTVFAAASLKESFTTLGERFEKEHPGTKVTFSFGGSDSLAASITGGAPADVFASASPKTMKIVTDAEDASGPPVTFVRNKLEIATLPGNPHHVSSLEDLTAPDLKVVLCDKEVPCGAAAHKALDASGLKLTPVSYEQDVKAALTKVELKEADAAVVYKSDVHAAGDKVAGVEFPESADAVNDYPIALLKDARNAGAAKAFIALVRSAEGQKVLSGAGFLKP
- a CDS encoding ABC transporter permease is translated as MTSPTAKSRETAGTLRGGPRRRRVRTGVPLPLLLPALIGLAFLIVPLIALLVRTPWHSLPEQLTSPDVWQALRLSLLCATAATAASLVIGVPLAWLLARVDFPGRGLVRALVTLPLVLPPVVGGVALLMALGRNGIVGQWLDSWFGITLPFTTAGVVIAEAFVAMPFLVISVEGTLRAADPRYEEAAATLGASRFTAFRRVTLPLIAPGIAAGAVLAWARALGEFGATITFAGNFPGRTQTMPLAVYLALQSDPEAAIALSLVLLAVSVAVLAGLRDRWMRAG
- a CDS encoding ribonuclease BN, giving the protein MRRWGRSVRGGWERAGAHTLVRQGSEVELLHRAMGFATLALVTLAPLLIVVAAADPLGRGGFASWLADGMGLSGRSARVLTDIISPPRKVIGTTSVFGAVALAVFGVAFGGSVQNGYERIWGLPSGPWHRVWRQAVWMIAVTAYLYQEVQTRGLASGPERIALSAASGVLFFWWGQHFLLGGQVRWRDLLPGAVATVLGLGGLRMFSYFVFTPLIVTNAISYGAVGVVLVVESWLIGVGYVVYGGALLGRWALEHHGHGYRDR
- the sigJ gene encoding RNA polymerase sigma factor SigJ is translated as MALSVEDVDRFEAFRPRLEAVAYRLLGSASEAEDAVQETFLRWQGADTDRIEVPEAWLTKVLTNLCLNQLTSARARRETYVGQWLPEPLLAGDPMLGPADTAEQRESVSYAVLVLLERLSPNERAVYVLREAFDCPHREIAEILDITEAASQQILHRAKKHIAQGRARTRTEIDDAAARRIIDEFLAAAASGRTEPLVRLLTQDAVSVGDGGGKVPARAKAFEGALAVATFMRGLFKPGKAKRALVGGSPSVYASTANGDPAVVAVLDGRVIGVMCLEVTADGIAAFRNQVNPDKLERATRRWAAGDHGDPLFDAF